A stretch of DNA from Sulfurovum sp. TSL6:
GATAAAGCCCGAGCTTAAAAGTGCTATGAAAAAGCCTTTTGTTAGTTCAAAGGTGCTAGAATATTGGCTAATTTTATACAAAAGGATTCCTATGGGAGCAGAACAAGGCAGTATGATCGGTTCATTTTTACCCCTCATCATTTTATTTGCGATTTTTTATTTTTTAATTATCAGACCACAGCAAAAACATCAAAAAGCGCACAAAGCAATGCTTGACAGTCTTGCTAAAGGTGACAACATTATTACGACAGGCGGTCTTATAGCTGTGATCGTTAAAACTGAAGAAGATTTTATCAAAATCAAATTAAATGACGACACGATTGTCAAACTTGATAGAGCATATGTAGCTAAAAAGGTTGAGTCTGGTGAAGACGCTTAATTTTAGGGTCATCCTTTTTGCTTTTGCTCTGATCTTCGGTGTCGTTTTCTCTATTCCCTCTTTGACACAAAGTGAAAGTGGAAAGAAGATCACTTTAGGGCTTGACCTTCAAGGTGGTCTGCATATGCTGCTTGGTATTAAAAGTGAAATTGCCATTGAATCACGTATTAAGTCTATGGCGGCATCCGTCAAGTACATCTTTGATGATGAAGAGATCATTTTTGATGCACTTCGTATGGTCGATGGTGAACAAATCACGTTTGAACTTCTTGATAAAGATGATGTGGCGAAAGCCAAAGCGCTTCTCAAAAAAGAGCTTGAAGGTACAGTGATTATTGACAATGGGATGAAATTTTCAGTGGCTATGACCGAAGCTGAAGTAGAGCGTACGAAACAAAATGCCATTCAACAGGCAGTAGATACGATCAGAAACAGACTCAATGAGTTTGGACTTGCAGAACCTACTGTGGCTAAACAGGGTGAAGATAAGATCCTTGTAGAAGTACCGGGGATCAAAACACAAGAAGATGAACAGCGTATACGTGAACTTATCGCGCGTGCGGCACATCTGCAGCTTATGGCTGTAGATGAAGACAGAAACATAAGAGTAAACACGATGAGCCTGGCTGAAGCAAAAAGTTATGGTGATGTGATACTCCCTGATGTCAATACAGGTGAAAAATATCTGCTTCGTGCCATTCCGGTACTTGACGGTTCTATGCTGACTGATGCAAAAGTAGGTTTTGATGAGAACAATCAGCCTGTGATCAACTTTACACTGAACGGACAAGGTGCCAAGATCTTTGGTGACTTTACAGGTGTGAGTGTAGGGAAACGTATGGCGGTTGTTTTGGACAATAAGGTCTATTCAGCACCAAATATTAACGAACGTATCGGTGGCGGACGTGTCCAGATCTCTGGACGATTTGAACTTTCAGAAGCCCATGACCTTGCTATCGCACTTCGATCGGGAGCACTCCTTGCACCTGTCTATGTGATGGAAAAACGTTCGGTGGGACCAAGTCTGGGTGCCGATAGCATTAAGGCCAGTTCTATGGCTTTGGCCTTAGGGTTTATTTTGGTTGTGCTTTTTATGGTGGTTTACTATGGTATGGCAGGGATCATCGCAAATGTCGCACTGATAGGCAACCTCTTTTTGATACTTGCGATCATGTCACTCTTTGGTGCAACACTGACACTGCCTGGTATGGCAGGTATCGTTCTTACTGTCGGTATGGCAGTGGATGCGAATGTCATTATTTCTGAGCGTATCAGGGAGCTACTCTATGCAGGTAAATCTATCGGTAAATCGATAGAAGATGGGTATAGTAATGCCTTTACTGCGATCTGGGATGCTAACGTGACCACACTGATCGCGGCAACAGTATTGTATGCCTATGGTACTGGTGCGATCAAAGGGTTTGCGCTTACGATGAGTATCGGTATTATGGCATCTATGTTGACGGCTATTGTAGGAACACATGGTATTTACCAATGGGTCTTGCCAAAGATAGATAAGAACAAACTGGGATTATGGTTTGGTATCAGAACCGGGGGAGCAAAATAATGGAAATTTTTAAATATAAAAAACCTCTCTCATTGATGAATAAGAGTAAACGTTTTGGATTGCTTTCGGTCACGATATTGATACTGTCGTTGGGACTGATCATAGGTAAAGGATTTAACTACGGTATAGACTTTGCAGGTGGTACACTCATACAGGTACAATACGAAGGTCAAGCACCTATAGAGAAAGTGAGAGAAGCGATAGATTCTGATACCTCTTATGAAGGTGCAACAGTGACTTTCTTTGGGGGTGAAGATGAAGTGGTTATCCGTACGAAGACAAGTTCAAAAGCCCTGGGTGTAGATGTCGGTGATCAAATCAGAACACTGCTTCAAGAGACAGGTAACTTTGAAGTAAGACGTGTGGATATGGTAGGTGCAAAAGTAGGATCTGAGTTACGTGAAAAGGGACTGATGGCTATGGTTCTTGCGATCATCGGTATCCTTATTTATGTTTCCTTTAGATTTGAATGGCGTTTTGCTGTCGCTTCTGTGATGGCACTCATGCATGATGTTACCATTGCTATGGGAATGATCGTCTTGTTTAATGTTGAGGTAAACCTTGATATACTCGCAGCACTATTGACCATTCTCGGGTATTCACTGAACGATACAATCATTGTATTTGACCGTATCCGTGAGGGTATCAGAACGATCAAAGACCCAGATCTTGGGGGTATTATTGATGAGTCTGTCACACGTACACTTTCTCGTACGACGTTGACATCACTGACAACGTTCTTTGTGGTTCTTACACTTTATCTTTTTGGTGGTGAGATCATTAACGGGTTTAGTTTCACACTACTGGTAGGTGTGATAGTGGGTACATACTCTTCTATCTTTGTTGCATCGCCTATCTTGATGTGGCTTGGTTTCTCAGTGGGCGGCTTCAGAACAAAAGAAGCAGAAAAATTAAAAAGAGAAAAAGAGAAAGAAAAAATGCGTGCCATGTATGAAAATGGAACGCTCTAAAAAAAGTATTTTTTCTTGCCAACTACGCGACTTTCGTGAGATGTACCCCAAGGGTATTTCCTGCGGGCATTTTGTATGGGCTTCGCCTCTACAAAAGAAGAAAGAGTATAATAATACATGTATGCCATAGAATGATATGGTACACTTATAGTTAAAAATGAAGGATTTTGGATGAATTGGGGTAAAGTTTTTTATATGTTTTTTACATTGATGTCACTTACGACATCAGCAGCATTTTTGTATGACCATTCTATAGTAGCACTGTTCATAGCGGGCTCAGTGAATGTGATCTCTACACTGTTAAAGATAGGGGTAAGAAACCTGCTTTCAGCTGAACTTTTGGCAGGTTCATTGGTTGCGGATCTACACCTTTTACCTGCATTTTTTGCTTTACAGTTTTATGGGAATGATGCGCTAGCCACCGGATTAGTGATCGGTGCTGTGATCGCGAACCTTTATACCATTTTCATCTCTATGATCGAGAGTTCAAAAGAAAAGGCAGATTTTTAAGTATTAGGTAGGTATCTTGCATGTATACTAATTCGAAGGAATGTGACGTGATAAAGATGCCTACACTTTATGGGACTGACCCTGAACAGAAACGAAAAGAGATTCAACGTTATTTCCAACGTTGTTATAGACGATATGAATCTCTCTTTCATCTGGTTGTAGACAAAAACGCTTATTTTCAAAAAGCAGATCCTCTTCGTCATCCTATCATTTTTTACTATGGACATACGGCTACCTTTTTCATTAACAAATTAAAGCTTGCCAAGATCATCGATGAACGTGTAGACCCTGGACTTGAGTCACTTTTTGCTGTGGGTGTAGATGAAATGAGCTGGGATGACCTGAATGAAGCACATTATGACTGGCCGACTTTAGAAGAAACCCAAGCCTATCGTAACAAAGTATATACGAAAGTCTCTTCTCTCATTGATTCCCTTCCTTTAGAACTTCCTATTACGGAAGATTCACCCTGGTGGGTCATTTTGATGGGCATTGAGCATGAAAATATCCATCTTGAAACGTCTTCCGTACTGATACGTCAACTTCCCTTTGAAACCATACTGGAAAACAGAGAATGGAAAGAGTGTGAAATGGTTGGTTCTGCACCCCAAAATGTACTTCTTGATGTACCTCAGGGTACCGTGATCCTGGGGAAAAATAAAGATGCAAAACTTTTTGGCTGGGACAATGAATATGGAGACCATCAGGCACATATACCAGCATTTAAAGCAGCCAAATATCTCACTTCGAATGCAGAATTTTTAGAGTTTGTCAAAGATGAAGGATACATCAATGATAGGTTTTGGTGTGAAGAGGGAAAAGCATGGAAAGCCTATACCCATGCAGCACATCCAATATTTTGGCGCAAAGGTGAAGAGGGATACACACTTCGTACACTAAGCAGAGAGATAGACCTTCCCATGAACTGGCCAGTAGAAGTAAATCACTTGGAAGCCTCTGCATTTTGTAAGTGGAAGAGCCAGAAAGAGGGTGTCACTATCACTTTGCCGACTGAGGATGAATACATCCGACTGCGTGATGAAAGCAAAGTGCTTTCTTACCTGGAATGGACCTCCAAAGGTGAAACGATCGCCAACATCAATCTTGAAGGTTTTACCTCATGCATGCCTGTAGATACCTATAAACATGGTGACTTTTATGACGTGATAGGAAATGTATGGCAATGGTCACGAACACCAATATATCCTTTTGAGGGCTTTAAAGTCCATCCTGTCTATGATGACTTTACCGTACCTATTTATGATGGAGAACATAATCTGATCAATGGCGGATCATGGATAAGCTGTGGGAACCTTGCCACACAAAAGAGCCGTTATGGATTTAGACGACATTTTTATCAACATGCAGGGTTTAGGTATATACAGAGTGAATATGAAGAGAAGGTAACCACCAATATTTACAATACAGACAGCCTTATTTCCCAGTATTGTCATTTCGGGTGGGGTGAAAATGCTTTGGGTGTAGAAAATTATCCCGCAGCATGTGCGCGGATCGCTTTAGAGAGTATGAAAGGGAAGCCTAAGAAAAGAGCATTGGACATTGGATGTGCCATAGGGCGAAGTACCTTTGAACTTGCCCGTGGTTTTGATGAAGTGATAGGTGTCGATTTTTCTGCACGTTTCATACAGGAAGCACAGAAGCTCAAAGAGGATGGCATATTGCGTTATACGATGCCGAAAGAGGGTGAACTGGAGAATTTTTATGAGGTACAACTTTCAGATTTTCACTTGGAAGAAGAACGAAACAAAGTCTCATTTTGGCAAGCGGATGCGTGTAATTTAAAACCTATTTACAAAGATTTTGACCTGATCTTTGGGGGTAACCTGTTAGACAGGCTCTATGACCCTAAAAAGTTTTTAGATGCTATGGCGTCGCGTATTAATGATGGAGGACTACTCATTTTAACGTCTCCCTACACATGGCAGGAAGAGTCTACACCTAAAGAGAAATGGATAGGCGGGTACAAAAGAGACGGTGAAAATATTAGCACACTGGATGGGCTTAGAGAGATACTGGGTAAAGACTTTACACTTATCGATACCAAAGACGTTCCTTTTGTCATACAAGAGACTGCACGTAAACATCAGCATACGATAGCGCAGATGACTTTGTGGGAAAAGAGAGGTAAAAATGTTTGAAGCGATCAGCCGCCAAGGGACACACAGTGTAAAATGGGATGAAGCCAAGAAAAAGTTTGGTACAGATGAGTTACTTCCCTTATGGGTAGCAGATATGGATCTGGCTTCTCCTCCCTGCGTACAAGAATCAATGCTCAAAAGAGCCTCCCATCCTCTCTACGGTTATACGATGTATCCAGATGCTTATTATGAATCGATACAACATTGGATGCAAGACCGTTTTTCCTGGCTGATAGAAAAAGAGTGGATCGTTCCTTGTTATGGGGTTGTGCCTTCTTTGAACTTTATTATATCTGCATACAGTCAGGAGGGTGATGGAATCATTATACAAACACCGTTATACCCGCCATTTTCAAGTTCTGTAAAACATCAAAAGAGAAGAGTACTTGACAATACCTTGGTGTATGAGAACGGCAGTTATCATATAGACTTTGAAGACTTTGAACATAAAGCCAAAGAAGCCAAACTTTTTTTACTCTGCTCACCGCATAACCCAACTGGACGTGTATGGTCTGAAGAAGAATTGGAGAAGATCATTGATATCTGCATAGAGCATGAGGTTTTGATCATTTCTGATGAGATCCATGCGGATATTGTCTACAAAAAAACACATCATAGCATTGGCAGTTTTGAGAAGATCATGCATCATTGTGTCATCTTAAATGCACCTTCCAAAACGTTTAACGTCGCAGGGCTGAATACCTCTTATGCGATCATTCCTGACACACGATTACGTCAAGCTTACAGAGTGGAACAAGACAGGTCAGGCATTAGCAACGGAAACCCTTTTGGGTTAGAAGCTTTGATGAGTGCCTACAAAGAAGGTGCACCATGGTTAGAGGAGTTAAAAGAGCACTTACTCTCAAATATTGGCTATGTGAATACATTTCTAAACGAGCATCAACTGCCTATAAAGGCCGTCCCTACAGAAGCGACTTTTTTAATGTGGCTTGATTGTACAGGGATGGGTTTGTCTCATGCCCAACTGGTTGATTTTTTTGTACATAAAGCAAAACTTGGGCTGAATGACGGAAAGAGCTTTGGTCAGGCGGGTGAAGGGTTTATGCGCTTAAATGTGGGTACATCCCAAGAAGTACTCAAAGAAGCGATGCAGCGACTGCTTTCTGCATATAAGGCAGTATGTTGAGAACGCTATTTGCCTATGTGATACTGTCCCTATGGCTGTATGCATTACCACAAGTCATCAATGAAGAGATCCGTAAATCAGGCATCTCAAAAAAAGATATCAGTATCTATATTAAAGAAGCCGGTAAAAATGGAAAACTGATCGCTTCACTCAATGCATACAAGAGCAGAACACCTGCATCTCTGATCAAAGTGTTAACCACCTATGCCTCGGTACTGAAACTGGGGTTTGATTACCGTTGGCCTACGAAATTTTATACCACTGGGACATTACAAAGCGGTGTACTTCAAGGTGATCTACTTATTAGAGGGTTTGGAGACCCTACCTTAAATGCTGAGGACCTTGAGAAGATCGTCTTTGATATACGTGCGGAAGGCATACGTGAGATCAGGGGTGATATTGTGATAGACAGAAGCTATTTTGAAGTCGGTGACAAAGACAGTTCTGGATTTGATGAAAACCTCTACAGCGCCTATAATGCAATGCCAGATGCCATGATGTTCAATGAACGTGTGGTGACCGTCTGCGTGATACCCAAGGAAAAAAAAGTACATAAAAAACATGTGGATGAAAGTTACAAAGTGGTTGATCAATTAGAACATGTCAATAAACCCTGTAGAGGAAAATACTCCTGGCCAAAGGTAAAAATTGATAAAAGTGAAGTGGTCCCTACCGTGTTTCTTAAAGGGAAGATCTCCAAACGATGCGGTAAACGGAATATCTGTAAAGTCATTACCAAACCTTATATGTCATTCTATTATGCATTGAAAGATAGATTGACACAAGAGGGGATATCTGTAAGTGGGGGCTTGAAATTACGTCAGATACCTAAAGAGGCAAGAGGACTTTTTACCCATTACTCGAAGCCATTAGAAGAGATCATCTCTGAAACTGCCAAAGAGAGTAATAACCTTTATGCAAGACATCTTTTACTGCTTTTGGGTGCAAAAGTCTATGGTACACCTGCTACAGTACAGAAGGGAAGAGATGCTATTGTAGAGATATTGAAAACAAAAGGTGCACTGGGTAAAGGAAAATTAAGGGTAGACAATGGAAGCGGCCTTTCTCGTACCTCCAAGGTCAATGCCAAGCTATTGGCTCAAATGTACGATAATGCCTATGACCGTTATGGGTACAGATGGATGGAGACACTCTCGATAGCAGGTATCGATGGCACTATCAAACACCGTTTGAGACATACCGCGGTCAAGAAACATGCATGGATGAAGACAGGGACACTTAAGCGTGTGAAAAATATAGGGGGGTATGTCAAAAACAGAGCAGGAAAATTCTATACGGTTGTCATTATCATCAACAGTGCAAAGGCAAAATACCGTGGAGCCAAATTACAAGATGAGATCATAAAATGGTTGGCAAAAAGCAGGGTGAAACCTAGCATATTATCTTCAGCACCATCCTCTTCTAAAAGAGTGAAACCCAAAAAGCCTGCAGCAGAAAAGTTATTCAGGAATGTCAAAACAAAAGCAGTACCTACAATGAAACGTGAAACAAAAGAGAGTGCTGTGCAGTATTATATTCAAGTGGGAGCATTTTCTGCAATGCCAAACAAAGCCTATTTATCAAAGATAAAAGCATTAGGATTACGTTACAAGGTTCACCATACAGATAACTATAAAGTGCTTATAGGTGCCTATCAAGATGAAAAAAATGCAAGAGAGGCATTGAAAAAAGTACGTACACATATTAATGGCGGTGCATTTGTCGTAAAGTTATAGTTTACCCCAAATACGCTATAATCACTTAAAAATACAGGGCAACAATGAACTTCGAAACTTACCCTTTTGAGAAACTTAATCAACTACTTCAAAATGTAACCCCCAACAGTGATTACTCTGCACTGAGCCTGACGATCGGGGAACCTCAGTTTGAGACACCGGCATTTATACTGGATGCATTCAAAGGTGCTGCTGCATTGCTTAACAAGTATCCCAAAACAGCTGGGGAAACAGAGCTGAGAGAGGGAATGCTAACCTATAACAAAGAGCGTTTTGGTCTCACGCTGACCAATGGGCAGATCATCCCTACTTTTGGGACTAGAGAAGTCCTCTTTAATTTTCCCCAGTTTTTACTGCATGATGTGGAAAACCCGGTGATGGTTTTTCCTAACCCTTTTTACCAGATCTATGAAGGTGCGGCCAAAGCATGCAGGGCTGAAGTGATCTACCTCAATCTGAATGAAGCGAATCACTTTCAACCCGTAGTGGATGAAGTAGCATTGGCAAAAGCAGATTTTGTGATACTCAATTCACCTAACAATCCTACATCATCTGTGATGGGTATGGAAGAGCTGAAACGTTGGGTTAAGCTTGCTCTGAAATATGATTTCGTGCTTTTAAATGATGAGTGTTATGCGGATCTTTACCTGAACGAACCTTTGCCGTCACTACTTAATGCAAGTATAGAAGTGGGGAACGAAAGTTTTAAAAATGTGTTGGTCATCAACTCTGTCTCTAAACGTTCATCTGCACCGGGACTTCGTTCGGGCTTCATTGCCGGTGATGCAGAGATACTCAAAGCGTATATGGTGTACAGAACCTATGTGGGATGTGCATCACCCCTACCGCTGCAGCATGCCGCAGCAGTCGCATGGGCTGATCAAGCGCATGTAGAGGGTTTTAGGAAAAAATATAAAAAGAACTTTGAAGTAGCCAAAGAAGTTTTAGGAGTTGAGGCACCTGAAGCGACATTTTATATTTGGCTCAAAGTGGAAGATGAGATAGCCTTTACGACAAAACTCTATCAAGAGTATAACCTTAAAGTCATCCCTGGTTCATTTTTAGGACGCGAAGGGGAAGGTCAAGGGTATGTAAGACTGGCCCTTGTCTATGAAGAAGAGTTAACAAGAGAAGCATTAGAACGAATACAATTAGCATTGGAGCAATCATGAAGGAAACCCCAGAAATACACGTAGAAGAGTTAAAAAAAGACCCAGAGTTTTTAGCGAACATTCAAAGACTGGAAACTGAATGTAAAGAAGAAGAGAGTATTGCCAAAGGGTACCAGCTCTTAGACGCACAGCTTATCATCGAAGCACCAGAAGATGAGATCAACGAGATCTTTACATTCATCGTCAACACGGCATTTGACAGACTGGCAGAAAAACTCACGACTTCGCAGACCTTTGATATGAACGATGCCGAAGATTTAGCCACGGCAAGAGCCATCTATGAGCATGGTATTCAACGTTACAGTGAAAATGATAAAAAGGGTGCAAAAGAGATCTTTCTTGTATTGAACTATACCATAGACCATGCAGAGCTTAAAGATGCTATGATGGTGCATGCGGCTGCAGTGATGGCTGGGAAAAGTTTTGAAGACTTTATAGAAAATCTTGTAGATGTTGAAGGTGTTGATGAACATGACCCTTTGGCATTTTTTATCCAGACATTTACACAGCCTACAGATATTTTACTTACGATGTTCGCTAAAGAGGTCAAGCAGGCTAAAGAAGAACTCAAAGTATTGGATGAGTCAAAGGAAAAATAGGTGAAAAAAATACATTTCATAGGCATCGGAGGTATAGGACTTTCTGCATTGGCTAAATTTCTCTTCAATGATGGACATAAGATCTCCGGATCAGATATTAAACAAACGGAGATCACCAATGACCTGGCAACCAACTATGATGCCAAGATCACGATACCACACCATGAAGATGCAGTGGAGGGTGTCGATAGGGTGATCTACTCTGCTGCCGTACGTCCTAACAACCCTGAGTACCAAAAGGCAAAGGAACTGGGGATAGAGTTACTTTCACGCAAAGAGTCTTTAAAAAGTATTTTAGGTGAAAAAGAAGTCTATGCGGTAGGCGGAGCACACGGTAAGAGTACCACTTCAGCGATGCTTGCATCGATCATACCTGAGTCCAATGCACTCATCGGTGCTATCAGTAAAGAGTTCGGTTCAAACGTACGTAACTATCCGAACAACAAAGTGGTCTTTGAAGCCGATGAGAGTGATGAGAGTTTTTTAAACTCCAATCCCTATCTTGCCATCGTGACCAATGTAGAACCGGAACATATGGAGTACTACGGGTATGATGAAGAGCGTTTTTACAATGCCTATAGAAACTTTTTGTCATTGGCTGACATACGTGTCATTAATGCAGAAGATGAATTCCTCTCTTCTCTAGAGACGGAGAGCATTAAACTTTACCCTTCCAAAGACATCAAAAACATAGAGTTTGTGTTAGTAGAGGGTGAACCACATACAAAATTCGAACTTTTGGACCTGGGTGCATTTGAAGTATTCGGTTTTGGAAATCACATTGCCTTAGATGCCGCATTAGCGATATTGGGTGCTTTAGAGTTAGGTGAAAAAGTAGAAGATATAAGAAGTAACCTTTTACACTACAAAGGCATTAAAAAACGTTTTGACATTGTACAAAACCAAGAAGAGTGTGTGGTCATCGATGACTATGGACACCACCCGACAGAGATAAAAGTGACGATGGAGTCACTGCAAACCTATAAAAAGTTACGAAGTTTTTCCAAACTCAATGTCATTTGGCAACCGCATAAGTACAGCCGAACGATGGATAACCTGCAAGGATTTGTAGAGTGTTTTGAAGGAGTAGATGAGCTTGTGATCCTTCCTATATGGGCTGCAGGTGAGCTGGAAGTTGACATAGACCTGAAAGGTGCATTCAGTCGATACAAGTTACTCATGGCAGACTCTGTCACAAAAGAAGATGGCATTGTCAAAGTGTTTAAAGATGGACATATCATACAAGAATACAGTGACGGGCTTGTGACAGCCTTTGGTGCGGGAGATATTACGTATCAGATACGCGGAGAGGCATAAGGTGATGCATTCGCAGGAGAGTAGCGAAAAAACCATTATCCAAAAACTGGACCTGGACGGGTATATACAGCAGTTCCAAAAGTTTTTAGCAAGAGAGAAACCTGTGGCAATGATGGGTGATATCAACCAGCACTATCGTTATATACAAGCACTTTCCAAAGTACAATTCCCCATACCCCATACTGTACCGAACTTAGACAGAGAATTGAACCTTATTAAAAAACAAGGGGTACTTTCACTGGATGAGATCTATGCTTTTGTCACCATGATCTCTTACTTCAATACCTTAAAGACAGTGGGTTTCACAGAACCGCTCATCTCTTGGATACAAGGTATAGAGATACCAGAAGAGATCCTAGAGGTTATAGGGGTTTTTACTGCTGAGGGCGACATTAATCCTGAACGTGATCCGGAACTTTTTAAACTTGAACGTGCCATCAAGCAAAACAAGATAGATATCAAAGAGACGCTCTATAAGCTGGCACACTCCAGCAGGCTTAGAGATTATCTCGTGGATACACAAGTACATTTCAACGGTGGGGAAGAGACTTTACTGGTACGCGGAGGGTTTAACAATGCTATTAAGGCCACTGTGGCTGCACGTAGTCCAGGAGGCTTTTTTTATATCATCCCCCAAAGTATTTCTCACTTAAAAGAGAAAGAGTCTGCTCTGCTAAGCAGTAAAGAGGAGTTGATCTATACCTATTGTAAAAATATCTCGGCGATCTTTTTCAAGTGGGAACGTTTTTTGGCATTCATTAACAAAGAGTATGATAGATTTGACCATTATCAGGCACGTGTCAGTTTTGCTAGAGCCAAAGAGTATGAATTCATTTTGCCGAGTAAACACAAACGTATTAAGCTGCAGGATTTTGCCCACCCAGCTATAGAGAATCCTGTCCCTATAACCATGGATCTCTCCAAGCAGATCATGCTTGTCACGGGGGTGAATGCCGGGGGTAAAACGATGTTGCTCAAGTCAATGCTCTCAGCAGTCTACATGAGTAAGTATCTGCTTCCTTTTCAATGTAATGCTGCACAGACAGAAGTCGGGCATTACAAAAGCATAGAAGCGGTTATAGATGACCCTCAATCGGTGAAGAATGACATCTCTACTTTTGCAGGGCGTATGCAGGAGTTTGCAAAACTCTTTCACAAAGAAGATGCCATCGTAGGGGTCGATGAGATAGAACTGGGTACGGACAGTGATGAAGCAGCCAGCCTGTTTCGCGTGATGTTGGATGAATTACGCAAAAAAGGTATTACCTTTATTGTGACAACACACCATAAACGTTTGGCTTCACTGATGGCCAGTGATGATGAGGTGGAACTCATCGCAGCACTGTACGATGAAGAGCGCAGAGTACCTACGTATACTTTCTTGCAGGGAAGTATAGGGAAGAGTTATGCTTTTGAAACAGCGCAACGTTATGGTGTACCTGTAGCCATTGTGAACAAAGCAAAAGAGGTCTATGGAGAGGACAAAGAAAACCTCAATGAACTCATAGAAAAATCTACCTCACTTGAACGTGAAATGCGCACGAAGATCGCCAAAATAGATGATGAGTTAAAAGCTGTAGAGAGACAAAAACAGAGACTCCAGGATGAAGAAGTGAAGCTTCAGGAGAGCCACAGAAAAGCCCTAGCAACCCTGGAAAACCGTTATAATGCAGCGACAAAAAAAGCAAGAGAAGCGCTCAAAGCACAAGAGTCAGCAGAGGGTAGACGCCTGCTGAATGTGGCACATCAACGTAAAGATTTCAAGCAAAAAGAAGTGAAATTAAAAGAGGAAGTACCACTCAAAGAAGGGGACAAGGTGAAATACCGCTCTCACAAAGGTGAGATACTCGGTATCCGTGGTAAAGATGCGACGATCATCGTAGATGGATTGAAGATGAGAGTGCCTTTGGGACAACTCAAAAGAAGAGGAGATACCCCTCAGATCAAAGTCAAACCTAAAGCAAAAGAGGTCAAGGTCAATGTTGAAAAGTCAGGA
This window harbors:
- the dacB gene encoding D-alanyl-D-alanine carboxypeptidase/D-alanyl-D-alanine-endopeptidase codes for the protein MLRTLFAYVILSLWLYALPQVINEEIRKSGISKKDISIYIKEAGKNGKLIASLNAYKSRTPASLIKVLTTYASVLKLGFDYRWPTKFYTTGTLQSGVLQGDLLIRGFGDPTLNAEDLEKIVFDIRAEGIREIRGDIVIDRSYFEVGDKDSSGFDENLYSAYNAMPDAMMFNERVVTVCVIPKEKKVHKKHVDESYKVVDQLEHVNKPCRGKYSWPKVKIDKSEVVPTVFLKGKISKRCGKRNICKVITKPYMSFYYALKDRLTQEGISVSGGLKLRQIPKEARGLFTHYSKPLEEIISETAKESNNLYARHLLLLLGAKVYGTPATVQKGRDAIVEILKTKGALGKGKLRVDNGSGLSRTSKVNAKLLAQMYDNAYDRYGYRWMETLSIAGIDGTIKHRLRHTAVKKHAWMKTGTLKRVKNIGGYVKNRAGKFYTVVIIINSAKAKYRGAKLQDEIIKWLAKSRVKPSILSSAPSSSKRVKPKKPAAEKLFRNVKTKAVPTMKRETKESAVQYYIQVGAFSAMPNKAYLSKIKALGLRYKVHHTDNYKVLIGAYQDEKNAREALKKVRTHINGGAFVVKL
- a CDS encoding succinyldiaminopimelate transaminase encodes the protein MNFETYPFEKLNQLLQNVTPNSDYSALSLTIGEPQFETPAFILDAFKGAAALLNKYPKTAGETELREGMLTYNKERFGLTLTNGQIIPTFGTREVLFNFPQFLLHDVENPVMVFPNPFYQIYEGAAKACRAEVIYLNLNEANHFQPVVDEVALAKADFVILNSPNNPTSSVMGMEELKRWVKLALKYDFVLLNDECYADLYLNEPLPSLLNASIEVGNESFKNVLVINSVSKRSSAPGLRSGFIAGDAEILKAYMVYRTYVGCASPLPLQHAAAVAWADQAHVEGFRKKYKKNFEVAKEVLGVEAPEATFYIWLKVEDEIAFTTKLYQEYNLKVIPGSFLGREGEGQGYVRLALVYEEELTREALERIQLALEQS
- the murC gene encoding UDP-N-acetylmuramate--L-alanine ligase codes for the protein MKKIHFIGIGGIGLSALAKFLFNDGHKISGSDIKQTEITNDLATNYDAKITIPHHEDAVEGVDRVIYSAAVRPNNPEYQKAKELGIELLSRKESLKSILGEKEVYAVGGAHGKSTTSAMLASIIPESNALIGAISKEFGSNVRNYPNNKVVFEADESDESFLNSNPYLAIVTNVEPEHMEYYGYDEERFYNAYRNFLSLADIRVINAEDEFLSSLETESIKLYPSKDIKNIEFVLVEGEPHTKFELLDLGAFEVFGFGNHIALDAALAILGALELGEKVEDIRSNLLHYKGIKKRFDIVQNQEECVVIDDYGHHPTEIKVTMESLQTYKKLRSFSKLNVIWQPHKYSRTMDNLQGFVECFEGVDELVILPIWAAGELEVDIDLKGAFSRYKLLMADSVTKEDGIVKVFKDGHIIQEYSDGLVTAFGAGDITYQIRGEA
- a CDS encoding endonuclease MutS2, with the protein product MHSQESSEKTIIQKLDLDGYIQQFQKFLAREKPVAMMGDINQHYRYIQALSKVQFPIPHTVPNLDRELNLIKKQGVLSLDEIYAFVTMISYFNTLKTVGFTEPLISWIQGIEIPEEILEVIGVFTAEGDINPERDPELFKLERAIKQNKIDIKETLYKLAHSSRLRDYLVDTQVHFNGGEETLLVRGGFNNAIKATVAARSPGGFFYIIPQSISHLKEKESALLSSKEELIYTYCKNISAIFFKWERFLAFINKEYDRFDHYQARVSFARAKEYEFILPSKHKRIKLQDFAHPAIENPVPITMDLSKQIMLVTGVNAGGKTMLLKSMLSAVYMSKYLLPFQCNAAQTEVGHYKSIEAVIDDPQSVKNDISTFAGRMQEFAKLFHKEDAIVGVDEIELGTDSDEAASLFRVMLDELRKKGITFIVTTHHKRLASLMASDDEVELIAALYDEERRVPTYTFLQGSIGKSYAFETAQRYGVPVAIVNKAKEVYGEDKENLNELIEKSTSLEREMRTKIAKIDDELKAVERQKQRLQDEEVKLQESHRKALATLENRYNAATKKAREALKAQESAEGRRLLNVAHQRKDFKQKEVKLKEEVPLKEGDKVKYRSHKGEILGIRGKDATIIVDGLKMRVPLGQLKRRGDTPQIKVKPKAKEVKVNVEKSGAAVSVKLLGMYADEAIDTVDKFISDALVNGLSEVQIIHGTGGGVLAKLVTEYLKQHPKIQKFYRMPGNLGITVVEL